The Cryptococcus neoformans var. neoformans B-3501A chromosome 4, whole genome shotgun sequence genome has a window encoding:
- a CDS encoding hypothetical protein (HMMPfam hit to Nucleoporin_FG, Nucleoporin FG repeat family, score: 37.2, E(): 4.7e-08) has product MASAQVCRNYLNGNCRYGNSCKFYHPPKTAQSNQALKLPFQFTEDTIRNDLTIELPQWILSVYGAAKYEPNLIYEGELSPEELRWRSVLSLKEGKVQEYVREEETLVSNAKAKITSLVADLSATNKLAQKLHQMRFTNGQQPGAPRPRDFSETAVVPSMQPLSGSAPFGARSNVSAFGGGNNSSFGSGGSAFGAMNRANPFSTAAAGGGTSSGSAFGQSAFGAGKPQAFGSSAFGGGSQTGSAFGSADKPTVSGGGAFGQAAFGQKSAGAPAFGTSTFGLTNSSTKSAFGSSAFGQSAKPSVNAFGSSAPQSAFNQDNKPVKSAFGSSQAPSAFASTPQTTATPMPGTAFGQSAFGNPSTRTAANPAAASAFGQSAFGQEAKQNPFGMQPRETVASGSGFGLNQPAAPATGGFGSFSNTAHTSANPFGQSSVIPVTAPANVFNESANATQPTSLNSFAAPSTSAFGSTSAFGAAHSSKPAFGFANTSDSRSAANGYSALNSALKQPQLSGPVPPGWSYDDPWTWCLYGNAGTDNGDSLEDEFLDAFKQATFTLGNIPTMPPPLDLRT; this is encoded by the exons ATGGCTTCCGCTCAGGTTTGCCGCAACTACCTCAATGG CAACTGTCGCTACGGAAACTCCTGCAAGTTCTATCATCCACCAAAGACTGCTCAGAGCAACCAAGCACTTAAGTTACCATTCCAGTTCAC TGAGGACACAATTCGCAATGACTTGACCATCGAACTGCCTCAATGGATACTTTCTGTTTATGGCGCCGCCAAGTATGAACCCAACCTCATCTACGAGGGCGAACTCTCGCCCGAGGAACTTAGATGGAGAAGTGTTCTGTCcttgaaagaagggaaagtgCAGGAATAT GTtagagaggaagaaactCTTGTCTCCAATGCCAAAGCAAAAATCACCAGCTTAGTCGCCGACCTTTCGGCAACAAATAAATTGGCTCAAAAGCTGCATCAAATGAGGTTTACCAATGGACAACAACCCGGAGCCCCTCGCCCAAGAGACTTCTCGGAAACTGCCGTCGTACCATCTATGCAGCCTTTGTCCGGTAGTGCACCTTTCGGTGCAAGATCGAATGTGTCCGCTTTCGGAGGTGGGAACAATTCGTCATTCGGATCAGGGGGATCAGCGTTTGGAGCGATGAATAGAGCCAACCCATTCAGCacagctgctgctggtggtggcaCCTCATCGGGCAGTGCTTTTGGTCAGAGTGCTTTTGGCGCAGGCAAGCCTCAGGCGTTCGGTTCCAGTGCTTTTGGGGGCGGTTCTCAAACCGGCTCTGCCTTTGGCTCAGCTGATAAACCAACGGTGTCGGGTGGTGGCGCGTTCGGACAAGCCGCATTTGGCCAAAAATCTGCTGGGGCACCTGCGTTTGGTACTTCAACTTTCGGCCTCACTAATTCATCAACAAAATCCGCTTTTGGGTCATCAGCTTTTGGACAAAGCGCGAAGCCTTCAGTCAACGCCTTCGGCTCTTCTGCCCCACAATCGGCTTTCAATCAGGACAACAAACCTGTGAAATCTGCCTTTGGCTCCTCACAAGCACCGTCGGCTTTCGCCTCTACACCACAAACCACAGCTACCCCCATGCCTGGTACAGCGTTTGGTCAATCTGCATTTGGTAACCCTTCAACGAGGACCGCTGCCAACCCAGCCGCTGCTTCGGCATTTGGTCAATCTGCTTTTGGGCAAGAAGCAAAGCAAAATCCATTCGGAATGCAGCCTCGAGAGACTGTGGCTTCTGGCTCCGGTTTTGGGCTCAATCAACCTGCCGCTCCTGCGACGGGCGGTTTTGGCTCTTTCAGCAATACTGCCCATACCTCAGCCAATCCTTTTGGCCAATCCTCAGTTATCCCAGTGACTGCTCCTGCGAACGTTTTTAACGAGTCTGCGAACGCTACACAACCTACGTCTCTCAATTCGTTTGCTGCACCTTCAACGTCGGCGTTTGGATCGACTTCCGCCTTCGGTGCTGCGCATTCTTCCAAACCAGCGTTTGGCTTTGCCAATACTTCCGACAGCAGGTCTGCTGCTAATGGCTATTCGGCGTTAAATTCTGCACTTAAACAGCCGCAACTATCTGGGCCAGTCCCTCCAGGATGGTCATATGATGATCCTTGGACATGGTGTTTATATGGAAATGCAGGAACAGACAATGGCGATAGTCTGGAAGACGAATTCCTTGATGCATTCAAACAAGCGACATTCACTTTGGGCAATATACCCACTATGCCACCCCCGCTTGATTTGAGAACATGA
- a CDS encoding hypothetical protein (Match to ESTs gb|CF193059.1|CF193059, gb|CF187942.1|CF187942; HMMPfam hit to PGAM, Phosphoglycerate mutase family, score: 12.0, E(): 1.1e-10): MRLFFVRHGQTDDNVRGIIQGHKDTPLNNYGRFESTRLAKRLSKYSITEAWSSPLSRAKETTRIVLQYHDKVPLMTPDELKERGLGSMEGRRRKKGERAPADAEDYESLSRRTKSWFDKLLASHEPESSSSRHDHSSHTRYLPTPLHSNNHTRHARYSAHNLPVTIDLVLVVTHGAWLSNFVRLLMSPVYHFNVREGVNLGLPCANTSIMVVNCEWKDGRWNGVIEDWGNVNHLADVLDKEVQEVADDVRQ; the protein is encoded by the exons ATGCGGCTCTTTTTTGTACGTCACGGGCAAACTGATGA CAATGTCCGAGGCATTATTCAAGGCCATAAAGATACACCTCTGAACAATTACGGGCGCTTCGAAAGCACAAGGCTAGCCAAGCGACTGAGTAAATACTCCATCACGGAAGCTTGGTCATCACCTTTATCGAGAGCTAAAGAA ACAACTCGAATTGTGCTTCAATATCATGACAAGGTTCCCTTGATGACTCCCGATGAACTCAAAGAGAGGGGTTTGGGCAGCATGGAAGGCCGGAggcgaaaaaaaggagaacgcGCTCCTGCGGATGCCGAAGATTATGAATC ATTATCGCGGCGGACTAAAAGCTGGTTTGACAAGCTTTTAGCATCACACGAGCCAgagtcctcttcctctcgacACGATCACTCCAGCCACACTCGTTATTTGCCGACTCCTCTTCACAGTAATAATCATACACGGCATGCCCGATATAGTGCACATAACCTTCCTGTGACCATTGATCTCGTGCTTGTTGTAACCCACGGGGCTTGGCTTAGCAATTTCGTTCGCCTTTTGATGTCACCAGTTTACCATTTCAATGTTAGAGAGGGCGTAAACCTCGGTTTGCCATGTGCGAATACAAGCATCATGGTAGTGAATTGCGAATGGAAGGACGGCAGATGGAATGGAGTGATTGAGGATTGGGGCAATGTCAATCATTTGGCAGATGTTTTGGACAAAGAAGTGCAAGAGGTGGCAGACGATGTTCGGCAGTAA
- a CDS encoding hypothetical protein (HMMPfam hit to DnaJ, DnaJ domain, score: 100.8, E(): 3.4e-27; HMMPfam hit to TPR, TPR Domain, score: 54.2, E(): 3.7e-13): MKGSFLVALPVLFLSLSAQVFGESSIPSAAQIVHNANRLLAEGSYSAAARAYGEAIELDPTGYANYYKRATAYLSMGRHNAALDDFEQILRINPGFVQAHYQRAKILAKEGDFAKAQYELKAYVQTKSDSEAEELLHLVTVGEAAEKSALQAFEKRKWQVCVDHSTKALEVGPNSERLRRLRVNCATELGDINMVYGDLSRLASLDPSTTYLPLQLSNIAYFIRASSQAAVHIKQCLHFDPDSKPCKTVHKTIRSLEKDAARVQNFIESGTYRQAIKILDGDDGLLVRFEKALDDATKPKDGLPPYLAPQFHPKENSQMRLDLYALACKASVMANDFGEKGAHWCEETMGMNEENVDSWISRGERLLKVEKWEEAMRAIEKAFELSGRRQDILPRVQKAQRLLKQSKQKDYYKVLGVPRDADERAIKKAFRKAAKVAHPDVGGSEEKMAALNEAYEVLSNTELRQRYDNGDDPNDPTGGHQHNPFAHHGGGMPFQFFQQGGGFQGFHQGFPGGGQKMHFQWN; encoded by the exons ATGAAAGGCTCTTTTCTAGTTGCCTTACCTGTacttttcctctctttATCCGCCCAGGTTTTCGGCGAATCATCCATTCCATCAGCAGCTCAGATCGTGCACAACGCCAATCGTTTACTAGCTGAAGGGTCTTATTCCGCTGCTGCCAGGGCTTATGGAGAGGCTATAG AGCTTGACCCGACTGGATATGCCAACTATTATAAACGTGCCACAGCATACCTGTCAATGGGTCGTCACAACGCAGCCTTGGATGACTTCGAACAAATTCTCAGAATAAACCCTGGGTTCGTGCAA GCGCATTACCAAAGAGCAAAAATCTTAgccaaagaaggggatTTTGCCAAGGCGCAATATGAACTCAAGGCTTATGTTCAAACCAAAAGTGATTCCGAAGCCGAAGAATTG TTGCACCTCGTGACGGTCGGTGAAGCTGCTGAAAAATCGGCATTGCAAGCATttgaaaagagaaaatggCAAGTTTGTGTCGATCACTCGACTAAGGCTTTGGAAGTCGGACCGAACTCGGAGAGGCTGAGACGATTGAGAGTAAATTGTGCAACCGAATTGGGAGACATAAATATGGTATATGGGGATTTGAG CCGTTTGGCATCATTAGACCCGTCGACGACTTATTTGCCACTACAACTCTCCAATATAGCCTACTTTATCCGAgcatcttcccaagcaGCGGTTCATATAAAACAATGCCTTCACTTTGATCCCGATTCCAAACCCTGCAAAACTGTACACAAGACCATTAGAAGTCTTGAGAAAGATGCTGCCAGAGTGCAGAACTTCATTGAAAGTGGCACGTACCGTCAGGCGATCAAGATTTTGGATGGAGATGACGGCTTGCTGGTTCGCTTTGAGAAAGCTCTAGATGACGCGACAAAACCTAAAGATGGATTACCGCCTTACCTTGCGCCTCAATTCCACCCGAAAGAGAACAGCCAGATGAGGCTGGACCTTTATGCTCTCGCATGTAAAGCCTCCGTCATGGCTAATGACTTTGGGGAGAAAGGGGCACACTGGTGTGAGGAAACAATGGGCATGAACGAGGAGAATGTAGATAGCTGGATTTCCAGGGGGGAAAGGTTGCTGAAAGTTGAaaaatgggaagaagccatGCGAGCGATAGAAAAGGCTTTTGAGCTTTCgggaagaaggcaagaC ATTCTCCCCCGAGTACAGAAAGCACAACGCTTGCTCAAGCAGTCTAAGCAGAAGGATTATTACAAGGTCCTTGGGGTCCCTAGAGACGCAGACGAGAGGGCAATCAAAAAGGCTTT CCGAAAGGCAGCGAAAGTTGCCCATCCGGACGTCGGGGGAtctgaagagaagatggcggcCTTGAATGAGGCTTACGAAGTACTATCTAATACTG AACTTCGACAACGCTATGACAATGGTGATGATCCAAATGACCCGACGGGCGGTCACCAACACAACCCATTCGCCCATCATGGCGGTGGTATGCCATTCCAATTCTTCCAGCAAGGTGGTGGATTCCAAGGATTCCACCAAGGTTTCCCTGGCGGAGGACAGAAGATGCACTTCCAATGGAACTAA
- a CDS encoding hypothetical protein (Match to EST gb|CF186453.1|CF186453) — protein MPTKISHADENTLSTVKEMALNTENAIALAGDAAPVVLGAGGKPLPPPYKSTGNEALDTLAFLHMLEQLKIQKRSGWIREGVKQAESISDHMCRMALMAMMLPNSSERPLDIPRCVMMALVHDLAEAYVGDITPVEGVPTHVKHQLEEQAMDTFLNEMLGGKGNKDARERFRSLWDEYEARETPESRLVKDLDRIELALQAVEYERSQDIQTLDPFFKGSIPNLEHPVTRQWAATLMEERRQLWTSRGRTHEGLGDWET, from the exons ATGCCCACCAAAATTTCTCATGCCGATGAGAATACCCTCTCTACTGTCAAAGAGATGGCCCTCAACACTGAAAATGCCATAGCTTTAGCAGGCGATGCTGCTCCTGTCGTTTTAGGTGCAGGAGGGAAACCTTTGCCGCCACCCTACAA GTCTACAGGGAATGAAGCGCTTGACACACTTGCTTTCCTGCATATGCTTGAGCAATTAAAG ATACAAAAGCGATCTGGGTGGATACGTGAGGGC GTTAAACAGGCAGAAAG TATATCTGACCACATGTGTCGTATGGCTCTCATGGCTATGATGCTCCCAAACAGCTCAGAACGGCCACTTGATATTCCCCGTTGCGTCATG ATGGCACTGGTACATGACCTTGCAGAAGCTTA TGTTGGTGACATTACTCCTGTCGAAGGTGTCCCTACGCACGTTAAGCATCAACTCGAGGAACAAGCAATGGATACTTTCTTGAACGAGATGCTAGGCGGAAAAGGAAATAAGGATGCGAGAGAACGATTCAGGTCTTTGTGGGAT GAGTACGAAGCCAGGGAAACTCCAGAATCCAGATTGGTAAAG GATCTTGATAGGATTGAATTGGCTCTTCAAGCTGTTGAATATGAACGGT CTCAGGACATCCAAACCCTCGATCCTTTCTTCAAAGGTTCCATACCCAATCTTGAGCATCCGGTCACACGACAATGGGCAGCAACTCTTATGGAAGAACGTCGACAGTTATGGACTTCCCGAGGACGGACTCATGAGGGGCTGGGGGATTGGGAGACATAG
- a CDS encoding hypothetical protein (HMMPfam hit to DUF500, Family of unknown function (DUF500), score: 66.4, E(): 7.4e-17), with product MSTPPPPPPRRTYYPSASSLSPDPSAKTWKDKVKAKGSVWGKYAMDKSVKVSDNLGGKVNGLAERRFGTEAFWPVTGDFPKEMDKCARILRAFTVDGVITEEKKDEDASGSKKKKVIRKIPPAVIAKAKGLAIFTSMRSGIAPFGGAGGAGVVVAKLPDGTWSAPASISPNNLSTGFLLGVDIYDCVLVINTQKALDSFKTHKATIGAELGVAAGPYGAGAAVEAGLEKAPLFSYVRSRGIYAGVEIVGQVFVERYDENGAMYHWPDVKAGDILSGKVKVPVEAARLHKALKDAESGKAQKEKGSALDIVIPEGATELELNDGEVLKLPPTPDQTTGDEQESDPETERILYPSRPGSHNPSFTSIDKISRDYSPTCGEPTGDAHSPNPRLTVPPPLPSRHPKRPSLEKKQSSASDYSEAANNAPSTSALEADVPPSYAEAYVKVATGTEYPEERWESSLDDTNRDQMSAAEKKEWEQYLADQKSQGGHLPSSLQDGTVEGELSDRLQNQVLGSDDKNTDSLT from the exons ATGTCCACTCCCCCACCCCCCCCTCCCAGACGAACCTATTATCCTTCAGCTTCGTCTTTATCCCCCGACCCCTCTGCTAAAACATGGAAAGATAAGGTCAAAGCTAAGGGTTCCGTATGGGGCAAGTATGCGATGGATAAAAGTGTCAAGGTCTCAGACAACTTGGGAGGAAAAGTGAACGGTTTAGCCGAAAGGAGGTTTGGCACTGAGGCCTTTTGGCCCGTGACGGGCGATTTCCCCAAGGAGATGGACAAATGTGCAAGAATTCTGAGGGCATTCACAG TGGATGGTGTCATTAccgaagaaaagaaagacgaggatgccTCTGGgtcaaaaaagaagaaagtcATTCGCAAAATTCCCCCGGCTGTCATCGCTAAAGCAAAGGGTCttgccatcttcacctCGATGAGGTCAGGTATTGCTCCATTTGGAGGTGCAGGAGGTGCTGGCGTGGTGGTGGCCAAACTCCCTGACGGAA CCTGGTCCGCCCCcgcatccatctctcctaATAACCTCAGCACCGGG TTTTTATTAGGCGTAGATATCTACGATTGCGTGTTGGTCATCAATACTCAGAAAGCCCTTGATTCTTTCAAGACCCATAAGGCAACTATTGGGGCAGAGCTTGGTGTCGCGGCGGGTCCCTATGGGGCTGGTGCAGCAGTAGAGGCGGGGTTGGAAAAAGCTCCTCTGTTCAGCTATGtgagaagcagaggaatATATGCAGGTGTTGAGATTGTAGGACAGGTGTTTGTCGAAAGATACGACGAGAACGGCGCCATGTACCATTGGCCGGATGTTAAGGCTGGGGATATT CTTAGCGGAAAGGTCAAGGTCCCAGTGGAAGCTGCCAGGCTACACAAAGCACTTAAGGATGCGGAATCGGGTAAGGCgcagaaagaaaaaggcagcGCTCTTGATATCGTGATCCCCGAAGGCGCAACCGAGCTGGAACTCAACGACGGGGAGGTACTTAAGCTTCCCCCTACACCGGACCAAACGACGGGCGATGAGCAAGAATCTGACCCCGAAACAGAAAGAATACTCTACCCTTCTCGTCCTGGGTCACATAACCCTTCCTTCACTTCGATTGACAAAATATCCCGAGATTATTCACCAACCTGCGGGGAGCCTACAGGTGATGCCCACTCCCCAAATCCCAGGCTAACAgtgcctcctcctttgcctAGTCGCCACCCAAAACGCCCGTCACTGGAGAAAAAGCAATCGTCCGCTTCCGATTATTCGGAAGCGGCCAACAACGCCCCTTCCACATCAGCGCTTGAAGCCGATGTCCCACCTTCTTATGCTGAAGCCTATGTCAAGGTTGCAACAGGGACAGAGTATCCCGAGGAGAGGTGGGAATCTTCCTTGGATGATACAAACAGGGATCAAATGAGTGcagcggagaagaaagaatgggAGCAGTACCTCGCAGATCAAAAAAGCCAGGGTGGCCATTTGCCATCAAGCCTGCAAGATGGTACTGTCGAGGGAGAATTATCGGACAGGCTGCAAAACCAAGTGCTTGGCTCTGATGATAAAAATACGGATAGCTTGACATAA
- a CDS encoding hypothetical protein (HMMPfam hit to AAA, ATPase family associated with various cellular activities (AAA), score: 68.1, E(): 2.3e-17), giving the protein MPPPHLTIPSPKHLYAHLSKYVVGQERAKRILSVAVHNHYQRIASLLPPVTEQEPSPPKPPRPQPPPIILESPIPYPPTSSISYFSGSHASNFKKKERASYKPSDPASSHWDPSTAGMSPQDPTITHDLLTLRSREGQWARNGYFEPLQPSTPLPTLSGQVTKRQRVTSEHDKSLSNEKTAKSYKGKTYATHNESIGNGSETPEHDDTRVVEGESVIIEKSNVLMIGPTGTGKTLMARTLAQMLNVPFVTCDATTYTQAGYVGEDVENCVLRLLQAANYDVGKAEIGVIHIDEIDKIAKRGGSDVGGGGRDVGGEGVQQALLRLLEGTSLTLSAKAPAISSSTHNSSVSPFPPPLGGGMGSGSPSNTPKATNRAVFGDPPGWDFNNSSNKGLGGKRSVREGLPGYNSNGGGTPAKGDTFVVDTSNILFVLSGAFVGLEQIINRRIGKGVGVVSTVPAVLSLILLQSIGFGAPLPQLTTDFSNQSSPLKGLSTVDLTNYGLIPEFLGRLPILSTLHPLSIDDMVRILAEPNNALLKQYIKLFENYGSELCFTDKAVREIAREGLDRGGGARGLRGVLEEVLLDAMFEVPGSSVRYCLITEAVVRKDCAAHYFSRGQNVAFLEAIERERLP; this is encoded by the exons ATGCCACCACCACATCTCACAATACCGTCCCCAAAACAT CTGTATGCTCACCTTTCTAAATATGTCGTGGGCCAGGAGAGAGCGAAACGCATACTATCAGTTGC CGTTCACAATCACTACCAGCGCATTGCATCCCTACTGCCGCCCGTAACAGAACAAGAACCGTCACCTCCCAAACCTCCACGGCCACAGCCACCACCTATTATTCTTGAATCCCCTATCCCTTATCCGCCCACATCTAGCATTTCCTACTTTTCAGGGTCACACGCTTCCAATttcaagaaaaaggagcGCGCTTCATACAAGCCATCGGATcccgcttcttctcactGGGATCCTAGCACAGCTGGAATGTCCCCCCAAGACCCAACTATAACACATGACCTTCTAACTCTGCGCTCGAGAGAGGGCCAGTGGG CGCGTAATGGGTATTTTGAGCCACTCCAGCCATCCACTCCTCTCCCGACTTTATCAGGACAGGTAACCAAACGTCAAAGAGTTACAAGTGAACACGATAAATCACTCTCTAATGAAAAGACTGCTAAATCCTACAAGGGCAAAACCTATGCGACCCATAACGAATCTATAGGTAATGGATCCGAGACCCCAGAACACGATGATACCAGAGTCGTAGAGGGCGAGAGTGTGATTATTGAGAAAAGCAACGTCCTCATGAT TGGTCCGACTGGTACTGGAAAAACCTTGATGGCCCGAACGTTGGCTCAGATGCTGAATGTTCCGTTTGT AACTTGCGATGCCACTACTTATACTCAGGCAGGGT ATGTTGGGGAAGACGTAGAAAACTGTGTTCTTCGTTTGCTGCAAGCTGCCAATTACGATGTGGGCAAGGCAGA GATCGGCGTCATCCATATAGATGAAATCGATAAAATTGCTAAGCGTGGGGGTAGCGACGTCGGAGGAGGCGGGCGCGATGTAgggggggagggtgtaCAGCAAGCCCTCCTCCGCTTGTTGGAAGGCACATCACTAACGCTATCCGCAAAAGCCCCAGcaatttcatcttccactcACAATTCTTCcgtttctccatttccaccCCCACTTggaggaggcatgggaTCAGGAAGTCCTTCCAATACACCGAAAGCAACTAATCGAGCGGTATTTGGAGACCCTCCTGGATGGGATTTCAACAATTCTTCAAACAAAGGGCTTGGAGGAAAGCGGAGTGTGAGGGAAGGCCTACCTGGATATAATAGCAATGGGGGCGGAACTCCTG CTAAAGGTGATACTTTCGTTGTAGATACTTCTAATATCCTTTTTGTTCTATCTGGAGCATTTGTTGGTTTGGAACAGATTATCAACCGCCGCATTGGCAAGGGTGTAGGTGTAGTCTCAACTGTACCTGCTGTATTATCGTTGATACTTTTACAGTCAATTGGTTTTGGcgctccccttcctcaatTAACCACCGACTTTTCTAACCAATCTTCGCCCTTGAAAGGACTTTCAACTGTCGATCTTACCAATTACGGTCTTATTCCGGAATTCCTGGGTcgtcttcccatcctctctaCACTCCATCCGTTATCAATCGATGACATGGTTCGTATTCTTGCTGAACCGAATAATGCTCTATTGAAGCAATATATCAAGTTGTTTGAAAACTATGGCAGTGAGTTGTGTTTCACCGACAAGGCTGTAAGGGAGATAGCCCGGGAGGGGCTCGATAGAGGTGGGGGCGCCAGAGGTTTGAGAGGAGTCTTAGAGGAAGTCCTTCTAGACGCCATGTTTGAGGTACCTGGATCT TCTGTGAGGTATTGCCTAATAACAGAGGCCGTGGTTCGTAAGGACTGCGCGGCTCATTATTTCTCTCGCGGACAGAATGTAGCATTTTTGGAAGCGATTGAGAGAGAACGGTTGCCTTGA
- a CDS encoding hypothetical protein (Match to ESTs gb|CF188378.1|CF188378, gb|CF190807.1|CF190807, gb|CF186622.1|CF186622; HMMPfam hit to Cyanate_lyase, Cyanate lyase C-terminal domain, score: 126.3, E(): 6.9e-35): MFNLPYHCKALLTAKQERGLTFDDVAKAINKPEVWTTALFYGQASTDKSTAEAILKALGGEQFWTDYNDRLEAGQEKIDIRRVLNGLSGNGEENMGVKGMVTRGATFEVPPKDPVLYRLYEVLVVYGYSYKALIYEKFGDGIMSAIDFRTSLERKKDPKGDRVVITMDGKFLPYSDPSAWGTQ, from the exons ATGTTCAACCTCCCTTACCACTGCAAGGCCTTGCTCACAGCTAAACAGGAGAGAGGCTTAACTTTCGATGATGTCGCTAAGGCCATTAATAAGCCTGAAGTATGGACCACTGCCCTCTTTTATGGTCAAGCAAGCACCGATAAGAGTACCGCGGAAGCTATCTTGAAGGCTTTAGGAGGCGAGCAATTCTGGACCGATTATAATGATAGGTTGGAAGCAGGTCAGGAAAAGATTGACATCCGGAGAGTACTGAATGGGTTATCTGGCAACGGTGAAGAAAATATGGGCGTAAAGGGCATGGTCACCAGAGGCGCTACTTTTGAGGTTCCTCCCAAA GACCCAGTACTCTACAGGCTTTACGAAGTGCTGGTTGTTTATGGATACTCTTACAAAGCCCTTATCTATGAAAAG TTCGGTGACGGCATTATGTCAGCCATAG ATTTCCGTACTTCTTTGGAGCGCAAGAAGGATCCGAAAGGGGATCGAGTTGTGATTACAATGGATGGCAAG TTTCTCCCTTACTCTGACCCTTCTGCTTGGGGTACACAGTAA
- a CDS encoding hypothetical protein (HMMPfam hit to Ribosomal_S2, Ribosomal protein S2, score: 150.9, E(): 2.8e-42), producing MSIPIGTPLRSLRPSSAARSVRSFASSVSVAHTAEPSLRPRNGSVLQGESPEDAWKRNLQEARQWRQRKEYQRSTLSVYIPEGSTAIPKGRSARSPHEATLSTLLASGAALGHAANITSHAYTPYIYGKRAGLSIIDLDQTLPILRRTAALVKDIVKADGVVLIVGTRPGHQKMIQKAKERLEDNGFAVGQWIPGLLTNAETFFGMKPLLDKSYKPDLVIFLNASENTPAIRECTSRHIPTVGIVDTDTDPRLVTYPIPANMESMRTAELIISTLSIAGQEGRRLRLKEAERKASQVRASKGRRERR from the exons ATGAGCATCCCCATCGGCACACCGTTGAGGTCTCTTAGACCATCTTCAGCAGCCAGATCTG TCCGATCATTTGCTTCATCGGTTTCTGTCGCTCATACAGCGGAGCCATCATTGAGACCCAGAAACGGATCAGTTCTCCAAGGAGAGTCTCCCGAGGACGCTTGGAAGAGAAATTTGCAAGAAGCGAGGCAATGGCGACAACGTAAAGAGTATCAGC GATCCACTTTGTCAGTTTATATCCCGGAAGGCAGCACTGCGATCCCTAAAGGCCGCTCTGCTCGCTCTCCTCATGAAGCTACTCTCTCTACTCTTCTGGCCTCGGGTGCCGCTCTTGGTCATGCTGCCAACATTACCTCGCATGCTTACACTCCGTACATCTATGGCAAGCGCGCCGGTCTTTCCATTATCGACCTTGATCAAACTCTTCCTATCCTCCGTCGGACGGCAGCCCTTGTGAAGGATATAGTCAAAGCTGATGGGGTAGTGTTGATCGTTGGCACAAGACCAGGGCACCAAAAAATGATTCAGAAAGCCAAGGAGAGATTAGAAGACAATGGCTTTGCTGTAGGGCAGTGGATTCCTGGTCTGTTGACAAACGCTGAGACTTT CTTCGGCATGAAGCCACTGCTTGACAAGTCTTACAAGCCAGATCttgtcatcttcctcaatgCTTCTGAAAATACCCCTGCCATTCGAGAATGCACTTCCCGGCATATACCTACAGTTGGCATTGTTGACACTGACACGGATCCAAGATTGGTCACCTACCCTATTCCGGCCAACATGGAG AGTATGCGTACGGCTGAGCTTATCATCAGCACGCTAAGTATTGCTGGTCAGGAGGGAAGGCGATTGAGATTAAAAGAGGCCGAGAGGAAAGCCTCTCAGGTGAGGGCCAGTAAAGGCCGTCGTGAGAGGAGATAG